The Sporosarcina luteola genome contains a region encoding:
- a CDS encoding BrxA/BrxB family bacilliredoxin — translation MTMDFNFYMEDITKQARSEMEASGYEQLTTPEEVEAAFKRPGTTLVMVNSVCGCAGGIARPAAAHAVHYDKRPDHLVTVFAGQDKEATAYARMIFGEDHLPSSPSFALLKDGKVVAEVGRYEIEGHDPMSVVTNLQSQFEEHCEEI, via the coding sequence ATGACTATGGATTTCAACTTTTATATGGAAGATATTACGAAGCAAGCACGGTCTGAAATGGAAGCAAGCGGGTATGAGCAATTGACAACGCCCGAGGAAGTGGAAGCGGCATTCAAACGACCAGGCACGACTCTCGTCATGGTGAACTCCGTTTGCGGATGTGCAGGCGGAATTGCGCGTCCTGCTGCAGCACATGCTGTTCATTACGATAAACGTCCGGATCACCTAGTTACTGTTTTTGCGGGTCAAGATAAGGAAGCGACTGCATATGCACGCATGATTTTCGGTGAAGACCATCTTCCTTCATCTCCATCATTTGCTTTATTGAAAGACGGAAAGGTTGTTGCGGAAGTCGGACGCTATGAAATTGAAGGCCATGATCCGATGTCCGTCGTCACAAAC